The segment CGCTGCTCCTCCTCCGGCACACCGGCGGCGGCCAGCTCCTCTTCGAAGCCCTGAGCGGCGGCCAGCACCTGATCCACGACGCCCGCCGGCGACGGCACGCCGGCCCGGCGGCCGAGGCCAACCAGCGTCCGTCGCGAGGGACAGACGTGATCGGGGCTGAAATGGAGGACATGCTCGACCTCGCCACTCACGGCCGGCAAGAGGTCATAGGCCGGTGACAGGAAGAAGCCGCGGTCGTCATGAAGGAGGGTGAAGTTCTTGAGGTGGTCGTCGGTATTGCCGGCGATGGCGTTGAACACCGCCTGGCGGTACAGGGCTGGCACATCGATCTCCGGCTGGGCACTCACCCGGCGAAGCACGCCCAAAAGGTCCTGGTAGCCGACGTGGTACCAGCCTTCCGCCTGCAACAGGGTCTGGAAGGAGAGCATATGCCGCCGGCCCCGACCGGGGGTGACGTCGAACCGATGGACGACCAGCACCTCCTGGCCCTGGACCCGCTCCAGGCGGGTAGCGGCGGTGTCGATGCCGGCCTTCCTGGCCAGCGCCATGGTGGCGGCCTCGATAGCCACCAGTGACAGCCGATCCTGACGACTGGGGAGCTTCGCTATCGCCGGCCGGGAGCCGTCCATGATCAGAGCCTTCGGCCGTGCCCCGCCGGCGGAGCTGCCGGATGCCAGGAGCATCCCCAGCTCCTCGGTAGCCAGGGACTCGTCGGCCTCAAGCCGCCCCACCGCGGCCAGCAAGCGGGGCAAGTCGGGAAGCCCGGGGAGCGGATCGGGCGGCGCGGGCTCGCCGGCGGCTGCAAAGCTGAGCGCCCCCAGGCCGCTGCCGCCCAGGGCGGCCAGCAGCTGCGCCGGTGTCTGATGGTGCCGGGACAGACCGGCCCGCCGAGCGAGAAGCCGCCGGCCCCAGGCGTCTGGCAAGGCGTCCTCCAGAACCGCCGCCACCCCATCGGCCCGGTCAATGAGAAACCGATCGGGTCCCAGGGGCAGGCCCAGCGGCTCAAGGGCGAATGCCCCGGCATGGTTCAGAAAGGCAGGCAGATACCGGAAGCCGCCGGGCCGGATGCCACAAATCGTCTCGGCAGCCGCCACCCGCTCGCCGCTGGGCAAGGTCAGCCAGACC is part of the Thermodesulfobacteriota bacterium genome and harbors:
- a CDS encoding type II toxin-antitoxin system HipA family toxin; amino-acid sequence: MIRLVVWLTLPSGERVAAAETICGIRPGGFRYLPAFLNHAGAFALEPLGLPLGPDRFLIDRADGVAAVLEDALPDAWGRRLLARRAGLSRHHQTPAQLLAALGGSGLGALSFAAAGEPAPPDPLPGLPDLPRLLAAVGRLEADESLATEELGMLLASGSSAGGARPKALIMDGSRPAIAKLPSRQDRLSLVAIEAATMALARKAGIDTAATRLERVQGQEVLVVHRFDVTPGRGRRHMLSFQTLLQAEGWYHVGYQDLLGVLRRVSAQPEIDVPALYRQAVFNAIAGNTDDHLKNFTLLHDDRGFFLSPAYDLLPAVSGEVEHVLHFSPDHVCPSRRTLVGLGRRAGVPSPAGVVDQVLAAAQGFEEELAAAGVPEEEQRRLGTVVARNIALASP